The following coding sequences lie in one Arachis ipaensis cultivar K30076 chromosome B03, Araip1.1, whole genome shotgun sequence genomic window:
- the LOC107629079 gene encoding transcription factor LUX-like, protein MGEEVRMTDYQDDDRVADWELGLPAVHDLTPLSQLLIPPELASAFSISPEPHRSLVDVNRASKNTLSTLRTGVNAFSSSNLNPFQDEGNDPAGDDEEEIVPDGSGSNSRKLRKVDCAEEADSVPRTDSAAAVKRPRLVWTPQLHKRFVDVVAHLGIKNAVPKTIMQLMNVEGLTRENVASHLQKYRLYLKRMQGLSADGPSSSDHLFASTPVPQSLNDSGGGGGSGHSRGNGHLPVPVPMHYPPAAMMPMPMLGMPHGFHHHHVLQQRDWSYPPHVTPNDK, encoded by the coding sequence ATGGGTGAGGAAGTTAGGATGACCGACTACCAAGACGACGACCGAGTCGCCGACTGGGAATTGGGCCTTCCGGCGGTCCATGATCTCACCCCGCTCTCTCAGCTCTTGATCCCGCCGGAGCTCGCCTCCGCCTTCAGCATCTCGCCGGAGCCACACCGTTCCCTTGTCGACGTCAACCGCGCCTCAAAGAACACTCTCTCCACCCTCCGTACCGGCGTCAACGCCTTCTCCTCCTCCAACCTCAACCCCTTCCAAGACGAGGGAAACGATCCCGCCGGAGACGACGAGGAAGAGATCGTTCCGGACGGTTCGGGCTCCAATTCGAGGAAGCTCCGGAAGGTCGATTGTGCGGAGGAAGCGGATTCTGTGCCGCGCACCGACAGTGCCGCCGCCGTGAAGCGACCGAGGCTTGTGTGGACACCGCAGCTGCACAAGCGATTCGTGGACGTGGTGGCGCACCTAGGGATCAAGAACGCGGTGCCGAAGACGATCATGCAGCTTATGAACGTGGAAGGGTTGACCCGAGAGAACGTCGCCAGCCACCTCCAGAAGTATCGCCTCTATCTTAAGCGGATGCAAGGGCTCTCCGCCGACGGACCTTCTTCCTCCGACCACCTCTTCGCCTCCACGCCGGTTCCTCAAAGCCTCAACGACAGCGGCGGAGGAGGAGGAAGTGGCCACTCCCGTGGGAACGGGCACCTTCCGGTTCCGGTCCCGATGCATTATCCTCCGGCGGCGATGATGCCAATGCCGATGCTCGGCATGCCACATGGCTTTCATCATCACCATGTGTTGCAGCAGAGGGATTGGTCCTACCCACCACATGTCACTCCTAATGATAAATGA